One Bombilactobacillus folatiphilus genomic window, GCACAGTTATTGAAAATTGATGACGAGTATGGAACTTTAGAGACAGGCAAGTATGCTGATTTTCTAGTCTTGGATGGTAATCCTTTAGTTGATATTAAGGCTGTTCAACAAGTAGACAAGGCAGTTTATCAGCATGGTAACAAAGTCTTTTAAATTGGCTATGGCTGAGGTTAGGGAGAATTAATGACAACTTTTATTAAAAATATTTCTCTGTTTGATGGTTTGCATGAGCAGTTTGAAGAAAATGCTTATCTAGGTTTTGATCCCCGAACAGGCAAAATTACAGAATTGGGTACGGGTCAGTTTGTTTGTGATGCGACAGATTCGGTCGTTGATGGTAAAAATCAATATCTATTGCCCGGGTTGATCAACGCACACACGCATATTATGTGGGATCCTAATGCCAATAAATTAGAATATTTATCTGAGAGTGAAGTAACCGTCAATGCGTTACACAATTTGAAATTGCTGTTAAATGCTGGTGTGACCTATATTCGAGATTGTGGGAGTGCCTTTGGAATTGATGTCAAATTAGCTCGCTTGATTCAGCAAGGTCAAATTAGCGGTCCAGATATTATAGCTTCTGGTCGACCAATGTCGATGACTGGTGGACACGGAGATCTTATTGAAGGCGCCCATGGTGAAGTTGTTTGGGGACATCTTGTAGATTCCAAGGATGCTATGCGTCAAGCTGTTCGTGAGGAATTCAAACATGGTGTTAAAAATATTAAAGTAATGGCGACAGGTGGTGTGATGTCGGCCACTGATGAGATTGACGATATCGAATTAAGTGAATCAGAATTGAGTGTGGCAGTCGCAGAAGCACATACAAAGCATATGACAGTGGCTGCACACGCCCAAGGTAATCAGGGCATTACTAATGCTTTGCGAGCAGGTGTCGATTCTATTGAACATGGAATTTATCTAGATGAACGACAAGCTCAGTATATGAAAGATCATCATATATTTTTGGTGCCTACGCTCAATGCGCCAACTTGTATTGCTGAACAAGGTGTAGGTATTTTGCCTGATTATATGTTACGTAAAAATGATCAAGTCAAAGATGATTTTTTTCAAAATATGAGAATGGCTTTCAAACTGGGGGTACCTATAGTTGTTGGGACAGACGCAGGCACGTCGTTTAATCAGTTTGATACAGGCACAGCAAAGGAAATGGCGTTGTTGGTTTCCGTCGGTGCGACGAATGCTCAAGCTTTACAGGCAGCAACGCGTTATGCGGCAGAATTGTTACGGATTGATGAGGCTTATGGTACTTTAGAAGTAGGCAAGAATGCTGATTTATTATTGCTAGATCAAAATCCATTGGAAGATATTACCGCTATGGAATATGCTCAAAAACGAGTTTATAAAAATGGACATTTAGTTTGAAAATGATTGTTTGATTAAAAACTTATTCTTTACAAAAGAATAAGCTTTTTTTATAATTTTATTTGGAAACGCTTTAAATTATGGAAAGGATAGGAAGATTAGTATGTCGAGAACAATGCCGGAATCATTTTTGTGGGGGAATTCGACTTCGAGTATGCAAACCGAAGGTGCCTTTGACGAGGGAGGTAAAGGTAAGTCTGTTTATGATACATATCCAGCGACGGCTCATAGTTCTGATTGGCATGTTGCGATTGATGAATATCATCGCTATCTTGAAGATTTCGATTTAATGGCTCAACAAGGAATTAATTGTTACCGATTTCAAATTTCTTGGAGTCGCGTGAATCCGCAAGGTGACGGTGATTTTAATTCTGAAGGAATTGATTTTTATTCACGTATGATTGATGAATTGTTGGCACGGGGAATTCAGCCGATGATTTGTCTCTATCATTTTGACATGCCGCTGCATTTAGCCGAAAAGTACAATGGTTTTATTGATCGTCATGTTGTAAAAGCATTTGTGCGTTACGCTCAAAAAATGATTGATTTATTTGGTGATCGAGTCCAATACTGGTTAACTTTTAATGAACAAAATTTATATTTAACGACCCAAGGATTTAAAATTTCGGGTTATCTTCATGGTCCTAGATCCTCAGCGGAATTGTTTAAAATTACTCATCATTTGTTTGTAGCACATGCTCAGATTGCCAATTATTTACATGCCAAAACGAATGCTCAGATTGGTGGCATGTTGGCTTATAGTGAAGTCTATCCTGTATCTGCTGACCCCAAGGATAATTTATTTGCGCGCCAAATTGATGAATTTATGAATAAAAATTTTTTGGATGTGTTTGTCAATGGAAAATATTCCACGGAAGTTCAACAATTTATCGCTAACCAGCAAATTGATATAGACTGGCAAACGAGTGATCAAGCACTATTTAATCAGCTATCTAGTGATTTTATTGCTTTTAGCTATTATCAAAGTTTGACAATTAGTAGTCGCTTAGTCCCAGCGGGGATGGCTCCAAATTTGTATTTGGATTATGGTGCTAAAGAAAATCCATTTTTGAATGTGAATGAGTGGGGTTGGTCGATTGATCCGTTAGGTTTTCGGGATGTCTTGAGTAAAACTTATAATCAATATCACATACCAATGTTTCCGATCGAAAATGGCTTGGGAGTACGGGAAGAATATCATGGTGAAATCTTACAAGATGATTACCGCATTGCATATCATCGAGCCCATTTGCAAGCACTGCAAGATGCTATGTTTGAAGATGGGGTTCAAGTGTTAGGTTATTTGGGCTGGGGCTTGATTGATATTCCGAGCTCATCGGGTAATATGGATAAGCGCTATGGAATGGTTTATGTGAATCGAACAAATCATGATTTGCGTGATTTACAGCGAATTCCGAAGCAAAGTTATTGGTGGTTTCAAAAGGTAATCCAAAGTAATGGTGCTAATTTGGATTAATGTTGTTAGATTTTTAGTAAGGAAGATAAATGAATCAAAAAATTAGGCAAGACATTGTTAAAAATCAGGCTGCAGTTGCAGAAAATTATCAAAATTTATCGTCCATTTTACGAGATAAATTAGCATGGTTTCAAGATCAAAAATTGGGTGTTCTTATCCATTGGGGGCTGTACTCGCAAGCTGGGATTATCGAATCATGGCAGTTATCTAAAGAAGATACTTGGGCTCGCAAAAACGGTGCTTGGCGAGCTGATTTGCAGACTTTGCGTCATGATTATTGGAATTTAAATCATGATTTTAATCCAGTGTTCTTTGATCCCCAGGATTGGGCGCAACAATTAAAAGCAGCAGGTTTTAAGTATACACTTTTCACGACCAAGCACCATGACGGTTTTAATATGTATGATACTAAGTTTAGTGATTATAAAATAACAGCTGACGATTCGGCTTTTGCGAAAAATCCTTACGCTGACGTCTTTAAACACTTAAATCAAGCTTTTCGTCAAGTCGGTTTGGCAACAGGTGCTTATTACTCTAAAGCTGACTGGCATTCTGAAGATTATTGGCTTCCCGGCTCCAATCCACGCGGACGTTACGCCAGTTACGATCCACAAACGGATCCTAAGCACTGGCAGCGATTTAACAACTATGTGCAAAATCAATTAGTGGAAATTTGTCAAGATTATGGTTCGATTGATATTTTGTGGCTGGATGGTGGTTGGGTTAATAGTCAAAACCATGAGCAATTAGACATGGACCAAATTGTGACTCAAATTAGGACGATCAAACCTGATACGTTGATTGTTGATCGAACAATCGGTGGCCAATATGAAAATTATGTAACACCTGAACAACAAATTCCGGATATTGCGCCTAAAAAAGTTTGGGAGAGTAATTTAACTTTGGCTCAAAATTGGGGTTACGTACCTCATGACAAGTATAAGAGTTTTGCTGAAATTTTAGATTCTATTGTAAAAATCATTACATTAGGGGGAAATGTTGTTTTAGGGATAGGACCGAAGCCTGATGGAACTTTT contains:
- a CDS encoding metal-dependent hydrolase family protein produces the protein MTTFIKNISLFDGLHEQFEENAYLGFDPRTGKITELGTGQFVCDATDSVVDGKNQYLLPGLINAHTHIMWDPNANKLEYLSESEVTVNALHNLKLLLNAGVTYIRDCGSAFGIDVKLARLIQQGQISGPDIIASGRPMSMTGGHGDLIEGAHGEVVWGHLVDSKDAMRQAVREEFKHGVKNIKVMATGGVMSATDEIDDIELSESELSVAVAEAHTKHMTVAAHAQGNQGITNALRAGVDSIEHGIYLDERQAQYMKDHHIFLVPTLNAPTCIAEQGVGILPDYMLRKNDQVKDDFFQNMRMAFKLGVPIVVGTDAGTSFNQFDTGTAKEMALLVSVGATNAQALQAATRYAAELLRIDEAYGTLEVGKNADLLLLDQNPLEDITAMEYAQKRVYKNGHLV
- a CDS encoding glycoside hydrolase family 1 protein, yielding MSRTMPESFLWGNSTSSMQTEGAFDEGGKGKSVYDTYPATAHSSDWHVAIDEYHRYLEDFDLMAQQGINCYRFQISWSRVNPQGDGDFNSEGIDFYSRMIDELLARGIQPMICLYHFDMPLHLAEKYNGFIDRHVVKAFVRYAQKMIDLFGDRVQYWLTFNEQNLYLTTQGFKISGYLHGPRSSAELFKITHHLFVAHAQIANYLHAKTNAQIGGMLAYSEVYPVSADPKDNLFARQIDEFMNKNFLDVFVNGKYSTEVQQFIANQQIDIDWQTSDQALFNQLSSDFIAFSYYQSLTISSRLVPAGMAPNLYLDYGAKENPFLNVNEWGWSIDPLGFRDVLSKTYNQYHIPMFPIENGLGVREEYHGEILQDDYRIAYHRAHLQALQDAMFEDGVQVLGYLGWGLIDIPSSSGNMDKRYGMVYVNRTNHDLRDLQRIPKQSYWWFQKVIQSNGANLD
- a CDS encoding alpha-L-fucosidase — encoded protein: MNQKIRQDIVKNQAAVAENYQNLSSILRDKLAWFQDQKLGVLIHWGLYSQAGIIESWQLSKEDTWARKNGAWRADLQTLRHDYWNLNHDFNPVFFDPQDWAQQLKAAGFKYTLFTTKHHDGFNMYDTKFSDYKITADDSAFAKNPYADVFKHLNQAFRQVGLATGAYYSKADWHSEDYWLPGSNPRGRYASYDPQTDPKHWQRFNNYVQNQLVEICQDYGSIDILWLDGGWVNSQNHEQLDMDQIVTQIRTIKPDTLIVDRTIGGQYENYVTPEQQIPDIAPKKVWESNLTLAQNWGYVPHDKYKSFAEILDSIVKIITLGGNVVLGIGPKPDGTFPVEAQKIMQQLGAWLQVFGEAVYETRAGAVAPLLCTKKNHTLYLFFKQQSVGQKLNLSRLLTHSSQVLVLETKQFITVQQGQIILPVTKFPYGVLKIE